The following coding sequences are from one Fusobacteriaceae bacterium window:
- the ftsY gene encoding signal recognition particle-docking protein FtsY, which translates to MGFFMKLKSFFTGRRPLDDTLYEELEDVLIQSDIGYEMTGRIIKALEKEVKARGVADTEGVYGTLRDILSGFLIRENLEIPLTEGELNVILVTGVNGVGKTTTIGKLAARYAAQGKRVVLGAADTFRAAAVEQLEEWAKRAGADFVKGKAGDDPGAVCYDTLDYALRKGFDIAIIDTAGRLHNKNNLMKELEKINGVIKKKLGGRPYESLLVIDGTTGQNAIAQARTFNEATDLTGFVITKLDGASKGGVVFSVSDLTGKPVKFVGMGEKIDDLRVFDPAEFIAAIFG; encoded by the coding sequence ATGGGCTTTTTCATGAAATTGAAATCATTTTTTACGGGACGCCGACCCCTCGACGACACGCTCTACGAGGAATTGGAAGACGTCCTGATCCAGTCCGATATCGGCTATGAGATGACGGGCCGGATCATCAAGGCCCTCGAAAAAGAAGTCAAGGCCCGGGGCGTCGCCGATACCGAAGGGGTATACGGGACGCTGCGGGACATCCTGTCGGGTTTTCTGATCCGGGAAAATCTTGAAATTCCCCTCACGGAGGGAGAACTCAATGTGATCCTCGTGACCGGCGTAAACGGCGTCGGCAAGACGACCACCATCGGAAAGCTCGCCGCCCGATACGCGGCGCAGGGAAAGCGGGTCGTGCTGGGCGCGGCGGACACGTTCCGGGCGGCCGCCGTGGAGCAGCTGGAGGAATGGGCGAAACGGGCCGGCGCGGACTTTGTCAAAGGGAAAGCCGGAGACGACCCCGGGGCGGTCTGTTACGATACGCTGGATTACGCCCTGCGAAAGGGCTTTGACATCGCTATCATCGATACGGCGGGCCGGCTTCACAACAAGAACAACCTGATGAAGGAGCTGGAAAAAATCAACGGCGTCATCAAAAAAAAGCTGGGCGGGCGGCCCTATGAATCCCTTCTGGTTATCGACGGGACAACAGGGCAGAACGCCATCGCCCAGGCCAGGACCTTCAACGAGGCGACGGACTTGACGGGCTTTGTGATCACGAAGCTCGACGGGGCCTCCAAGGGCGGCGTCGTCTTCAGCGTTTCGGACCTGACGGGAAAGCCGGTCAAATTTGTCGGTATGGGGGAGAAAATCGACGACCTGCGGGTTTTTGACCCCGCGGAGTTCATTGCGGCAATATTTGGATGA
- the pta gene encoding phosphate acetyltransferase, whose product MSILVNIREKARKDLKKIILPEGQDERIIRAAARVVELGVAIPVVIGVKESIERMAGDLDISMAGVEIVELDKVTNLDEYATEFAKMREKKGLTFEKAKETLIKEPVFYAAMMVRQGEAHGVVSGATSPTAQVIRAGLQIIGTKPGIKTVSSCFLMELTERQETYGEVLLFADCAVIPVPTAEQLADIAVSTVATGRSIVGIEGKVALMTFSTKGSADHPDIDIVKEAGKILREREVDFPFDDELQADAALVKSVAAKKAPESPVAGHANILVFPNLAAGNIGYKLVQRLAGANAYGPIIQGLNNPINDLSRGCSAEDIVDLVAMTAIQ is encoded by the coding sequence GTGAGCATTCTGGTGAACATCAGAGAAAAAGCGCGAAAAGATCTGAAAAAAATCATCCTGCCGGAAGGACAGGACGAACGCATCATACGGGCCGCGGCCAGAGTCGTGGAACTGGGCGTTGCCATACCGGTCGTCATCGGCGTCAAAGAATCCATTGAACGCATGGCGGGGGACCTGGATATTTCCATGGCGGGTGTGGAAATCGTCGAGCTGGACAAAGTGACGAATCTCGACGAATATGCTACAGAATTTGCGAAAATGCGGGAGAAAAAGGGCCTGACCTTTGAAAAGGCCAAAGAAACCCTGATCAAAGAGCCGGTATTCTACGCGGCCATGATGGTGCGGCAGGGCGAAGCCCACGGCGTCGTATCGGGGGCGACCTCGCCGACGGCTCAGGTCATCCGGGCGGGACTTCAGATCATTGGGACGAAGCCCGGCATCAAGACCGTTTCCTCCTGCTTCCTCATGGAGCTGACCGAACGGCAGGAAACCTACGGAGAAGTATTGCTTTTCGCCGACTGCGCGGTAATTCCCGTGCCGACGGCCGAACAGCTGGCGGACATCGCCGTTTCCACGGTAGCCACGGGCCGAAGCATCGTGGGCATCGAGGGCAAAGTGGCCCTCATGACCTTTTCCACCAAGGGGTCCGCGGATCATCCCGATATCGATATCGTCAAAGAAGCGGGGAAAATCCTGCGGGAGCGCGAGGTGGACTTCCCCTTTGACGACGAACTTCAGGCCGACGCGGCCCTCGTCAAGTCCGTGGCGGCCAAGAAAGCCCCCGAATCTCCCGTGGCCGGTCACGCCAACATTCTGGTGTTCCCGAATCTCGCCGCCGGCAATATCGGCTACAAGCTCGTCCAGCGGCTGGCCGGGGCAAACGCCTACGGTCCCATTATCCAGGGGCTCAACAACCCCATCAACGACTTGTCCCGGGGCTGTTCCGCCGAGGACATCGTCGACCTCGTGGCCATGACCGCGATCCAGTAA
- a CDS encoding acetate kinase has protein sequence MKVLVINCGSSSLKYQLINPEQGEVFAKGLCERIGIAGSKMEYEVPAKDFELKAEKPMPTHKEALEFVMAAITDSVNGVIKSRDEIDAIGHRVVHGGEDFSGSVLVNKDVLAAIEKNNDLAPLHNPANLLGITTCMELMPGKPNVAVFDTAFHQTMPPDAYMYALPYEDYKELKVRKYGFHGTSHLFVSSTMREIMGNPQHSKIIVCHLGNGASMSAVKDGKSVDTSMGLTPLQGLMMGTRCGDIDPAAVLFIKNKRNLTDAQMDDRMNKKSGILGIFGTSSDCRDMEDGVNAGNERAKLAEDMFCYRIKSYIGAYAAVMGGVDAICFAGGIGENAAGIRAKILEGLEFLGVKLDKEVNGKRQKGNVKLSAADSKTLVYKIATNEELVIARDTYAIVGKK, from the coding sequence ATGAAAGTATTGGTAATCAATTGCGGCAGCTCCTCGCTCAAGTATCAGCTGATCAATCCCGAGCAGGGCGAAGTGTTTGCCAAGGGACTTTGTGAAAGGATCGGAATCGCCGGATCCAAAATGGAATACGAAGTCCCCGCCAAAGATTTTGAATTGAAGGCGGAAAAACCCATGCCGACCCACAAAGAGGCGCTGGAGTTCGTCATGGCCGCCATTACGGATTCCGTGAACGGCGTCATCAAGAGCCGGGACGAAATCGACGCCATCGGCCACCGGGTCGTGCACGGCGGAGAAGATTTCTCCGGCTCCGTCCTTGTGAACAAAGATGTGCTGGCCGCCATCGAGAAGAACAACGATCTCGCGCCCCTGCACAATCCGGCCAATCTTCTGGGTATCACGACCTGTATGGAACTCATGCCCGGAAAGCCCAACGTCGCCGTATTTGACACGGCCTTTCACCAGACGATGCCCCCCGACGCCTATATGTACGCGCTCCCCTATGAGGATTACAAAGAATTAAAAGTGCGGAAATACGGCTTCCACGGGACATCCCACCTCTTTGTTTCCTCGACCATGAGGGAAATCATGGGGAATCCCCAACACTCGAAGATCATCGTCTGTCATCTGGGGAACGGCGCGTCCATGTCCGCGGTCAAAGACGGAAAATCCGTCGACACGTCCATGGGACTCACGCCGCTGCAGGGGCTTATGATGGGCACCCGCTGCGGAGACATCGATCCCGCCGCCGTTCTGTTCATCAAAAATAAACGAAACCTGACCGACGCTCAAATGGACGACAGAATGAATAAAAAATCCGGCATTTTAGGCATATTCGGGACCTCTTCGGACTGCCGGGATATGGAAGACGGCGTAAACGCCGGCAATGAGCGGGCAAAACTGGCCGAGGATATGTTCTGTTACCGGATCAAATCCTATATCGGCGCTTACGCGGCCGTTATGGGAGGCGTCGACGCCATCTGCTTCGCGGGCGGCATCGGGGAAAACGCCGCGGGCATCCGGGCTAAAATTCTCGAAGGCCTCGAATTCCTCGGCGTCAAGCTCGACAAAGAAGTCAACGGCAAACGACAGAAGGGAAATGTCAAGCTGTCGGCCGCCGATTCGAAAACCCTTGTGTATAAGATCGCGACAAACGAGGAATTGGTTATCGCCCGGGATACCTACGCCATCGTAGGAAAAAAGTAA
- the nifJ gene encoding pyruvate:ferredoxin (flavodoxin) oxidoreductase: MSKWKDAMDGNTAAAYISYAFTEVAGIFPITPSSPMAELVDEWAAKGKKNLFGQTVKVVEMQSEGGASGTVHGSLQAGALTTTYTASQGLLLMIPNMYKIAGEFLPGVFHVSARTLSVHALSIFGDHSDVMGCRMTGFAMLSSASPQEVMDLGAVAHLSAIRGRIPFLHFFDGFRTSHEVQKIDVLDYEDLRPLVDWAEVDAFRKRALNPEHPCTRGTTVNPDIFFQSREAGDEYIQKLPDIVENYMKEINKLTGRNYELFEYYGAPDADRVVIAMCSVAETVREVVDKLNAGGEKVGMIAVRLYRPFSPKHLIAALPKSVKKVATLDRTKEPGCMGEPLYQDVCTAFQQKGVQIAVTGGRYGLASKDTTPDQIAAVYVELAKDEPKNSFTIGITDDVYGSSLPSVAGFTVEDKDASAYKIWGLGSDGTVGANKNSIKIIGETTDFYTQAYFVYDSKKSGGLTQSHLRVGKNPIRSTYLVGAADFVACHNPTYVDKYDLVRELKAGGVFLLNCPWKTVAELETALPPSMKKALAEKDAKLYVIDAIGIARELGLGNRTNSILQAAFFKLTDIIPLELAVKEMKEAIYKTYYTKRGQDVVDQNYASVDRGLTEITRIAIPESWKGLTPESADYSALPEFIREIVIPMNRQEGDAIPVSLLKKYGCEDGSWPHGTSKYEKRGVAVDVPQWSPENCIQCNRCAFVCPHAAIRPALLDENEKKAAPASFETLKATGPGLDKYAYRVQVSPYDCTGCGSCANLCPAKEKALVMKPFATQAAQGANWDYFYDKVSVKTDAVNSRTVKNSQFAKPYFEFSGACAGCAETPYIKLATQLFGRKMVITNASGCSTAYGASMPSTPYTADERGIGPAWAMSLFEDNAEYAYGFLVGHEAVSLELCQRVLDLKNAGVAVAEAEEYLAKRNDFEASDLAAEKLTAALAALPAGKLTGDVAEAARYILKNSEYLTKKSFWAFGGDGWAYDIGYGGLDHVLAAGKDINVLVLDTEVYSNTGGQSSKSTGTAAVAKFAAAGKEVKKKDLGRMAMSYGYVYVAQVAMGYDLNQTLTALREAEAYPGPSLVIAYCPCIEHGPKIGMGHSQEEIKRAVEAGYWQCYRYDPRRKDEGKNPFILDSKAPTGDLQAFLDSENRFGSLALAYPDRADYLYAKAKKDALERYEVYKRLAEEK, translated from the coding sequence ATGAGTAAATGGAAAGACGCAATGGATGGCAACACAGCCGCCGCGTATATTTCTTACGCGTTCACGGAGGTGGCGGGGATCTTTCCGATCACGCCCTCGTCGCCCATGGCCGAGCTCGTCGATGAATGGGCCGCCAAAGGAAAGAAAAATCTTTTCGGACAGACCGTAAAAGTCGTGGAAATGCAATCGGAAGGAGGCGCTTCGGGGACAGTCCACGGATCGTTGCAGGCCGGCGCTTTGACGACGACCTATACGGCCTCCCAGGGACTGCTTCTCATGATCCCCAATATGTACAAAATCGCCGGGGAATTTCTGCCGGGCGTATTTCACGTGTCGGCAAGAACCCTCTCGGTTCACGCCCTCTCGATTTTCGGCGACCATTCCGACGTCATGGGCTGCCGGATGACAGGCTTCGCCATGTTGTCGTCGGCCTCGCCGCAGGAAGTCATGGATTTGGGCGCCGTGGCGCATCTTTCGGCCATCAGGGGCAGGATCCCCTTCCTGCATTTCTTTGACGGCTTCCGGACGTCCCACGAAGTGCAGAAAATTGACGTGCTGGATTACGAGGACCTGCGTCCCCTGGTGGATTGGGCCGAAGTCGACGCCTTCCGCAAGCGGGCGCTGAATCCCGAACACCCCTGCACCCGGGGAACGACGGTCAATCCCGACATCTTCTTCCAGTCGAGGGAAGCGGGCGACGAATACATCCAAAAATTACCCGACATCGTCGAAAATTACATGAAAGAAATCAATAAACTCACGGGAAGAAACTACGAACTCTTCGAATATTACGGCGCGCCGGACGCCGACCGGGTCGTGATCGCCATGTGTTCCGTGGCGGAGACGGTCCGGGAAGTCGTCGATAAATTAAACGCCGGCGGGGAGAAGGTCGGCATGATTGCCGTCCGGCTCTACAGGCCCTTCTCGCCGAAGCATTTGATCGCGGCGCTGCCGAAAAGCGTCAAAAAAGTCGCGACCCTCGACCGGACCAAGGAACCGGGCTGTATGGGCGAACCGCTTTACCAGGACGTTTGCACGGCCTTTCAGCAAAAGGGCGTCCAGATCGCCGTGACCGGCGGCCGCTACGGCCTTGCCTCCAAGGACACGACGCCGGATCAGATCGCCGCCGTCTACGTCGAACTGGCCAAGGACGAACCCAAAAACAGCTTTACGATCGGGATCACCGACGACGTCTACGGCTCGTCGCTCCCCTCCGTGGCCGGATTTACCGTAGAGGACAAAGACGCCAGCGCGTACAAGATCTGGGGCCTCGGATCCGACGGCACAGTGGGCGCGAACAAAAACTCCATCAAAATTATCGGAGAAACGACGGATTTTTACACCCAGGCCTATTTCGTCTACGATTCCAAAAAATCCGGCGGTCTGACCCAGTCCCATCTGCGGGTCGGGAAAAATCCCATCCGCTCGACTTACCTGGTGGGCGCGGCGGATTTTGTCGCCTGCCACAACCCCACTTACGTCGACAAATACGACCTCGTCCGGGAACTGAAGGCGGGCGGCGTATTTCTGCTCAACTGTCCCTGGAAGACCGTCGCGGAGCTTGAGACGGCCCTTCCCCCGTCCATGAAAAAAGCCCTCGCCGAAAAAGACGCGAAGCTCTATGTGATCGACGCCATCGGCATCGCGCGGGAGCTGGGTCTCGGCAACCGGACCAACAGCATTCTGCAGGCGGCCTTTTTCAAGCTGACCGACATCATCCCGCTGGAGTTGGCCGTCAAAGAAATGAAAGAAGCCATTTACAAGACTTATTACACCAAGCGCGGACAGGACGTCGTCGATCAAAACTACGCCTCCGTGGACAGGGGCCTCACCGAAATTACCCGGATCGCGATCCCCGAAAGCTGGAAGGGGCTCACGCCCGAGAGCGCCGATTACAGCGCCCTGCCGGAATTCATCCGGGAGATCGTCATCCCCATGAACAGACAGGAAGGAGACGCCATTCCCGTGTCTCTCTTGAAAAAATACGGCTGCGAAGACGGCAGTTGGCCCCACGGCACCTCAAAATACGAGAAGCGAGGCGTCGCCGTCGATGTGCCCCAATGGTCGCCGGAAAACTGTATCCAGTGCAACCGCTGCGCCTTCGTTTGCCCCCACGCGGCCATCCGGCCGGCGCTTCTGGACGAAAATGAGAAGAAAGCCGCTCCCGCCTCCTTTGAGACACTGAAAGCCACAGGGCCCGGCCTCGACAAATACGCCTACCGCGTGCAGGTCTCGCCCTACGATTGCACGGGCTGCGGCAGCTGCGCCAATCTCTGCCCCGCCAAAGAAAAGGCTCTCGTCATGAAGCCCTTTGCCACCCAAGCGGCCCAGGGGGCAAACTGGGACTACTTCTACGACAAGGTCTCGGTCAAGACCGACGCCGTCAATAGCAGGACCGTGAAAAATTCCCAGTTCGCCAAACCCTATTTCGAATTTTCAGGCGCCTGCGCGGGCTGCGCGGAAACGCCTTACATCAAACTGGCGACGCAGCTTTTCGGGCGCAAAATGGTCATCACCAACGCCTCGGGCTGTTCGACGGCCTACGGCGCTTCCATGCCCTCGACGCCTTACACGGCCGATGAGAGGGGGATCGGTCCCGCCTGGGCCATGTCGCTCTTTGAGGACAACGCCGAATACGCCTACGGTTTTCTTGTGGGCCATGAGGCCGTGAGCCTCGAGCTCTGCCAGCGGGTATTGGATCTCAAAAACGCCGGCGTCGCCGTCGCGGAAGCGGAAGAGTACCTTGCCAAACGGAACGATTTCGAAGCCTCGGATCTCGCCGCGGAAAAACTCACGGCGGCTCTTGCGGCCCTTCCCGCCGGGAAACTGACGGGCGACGTCGCGGAAGCGGCCCGATACATTCTCAAAAACAGCGAGTACCTGACGAAAAAATCCTTCTGGGCCTTCGGCGGAGACGGCTGGGCCTATGATATCGGCTATGGCGGTCTTGATCACGTGCTGGCGGCGGGGAAGGACATCAACGTCCTCGTCCTCGACACGGAAGTCTACTCCAACACAGGCGGCCAGTCCTCCAAATCCACGGGGACCGCGGCTGTGGCCAAATTCGCCGCGGCGGGGAAGGAAGTCAAGAAAAAGGACCTCGGACGCATGGCCATGAGCTACGGCTACGTCTATGTGGCCCAGGTGGCCATGGGCTACGACTTGAACCAGACGCTGACCGCCCTCAGGGAAGCGGAAGCCTATCCGGGACCTTCCCTCGTCATCGCCTATTGCCCCTGTATCGAGCACGGGCCTAAGATCGGCATGGGACACAGCCAGGAAGAAATCAAGCGGGCCGTGGAGGCCGGGTACTGGCAGTGCTACCGCTACGATCCCCGACGGAAGGACGAGGGAAAAAATCCCTTTATCCTCGATTCCAAAGCGCCCACAGGCGACCTGCAGGCCTTTCTCGATTCCGAGAACCGCTTCGGCTCCCTGGCGCTGGCCTATCCCGACAGGGCCGATTACCTCTACGCCAAGGCGAAAAAAGACGCCCTCGAGCGCTACGAGGTCTACAAGCGCCTCGCTGAGGAAAAATAA